A single Anopheles maculipalpis chromosome 3RL, idAnoMacuDA_375_x, whole genome shotgun sequence DNA region contains:
- the LOC126565046 gene encoding probable GDP-L-fucose synthase produces MSKVVLVTGGTGLIGKAIETVIKEENPADERWIFVGSKDADLTDVAATRTMFVKHQPTHVVHLAAMVGGLFHNMSNNLDFFRKNMLINDNILLLSHELKVKKVVSCLSTCIFPDKTSYPIDETMIHNGPPHDSNFGYSHAKRMIDILNRAYNQQYGDMFTSVVPCNVFGPHDNFVSGVSHVIPGMIHRLHELMFVKDTDQPQESKAFSVYGTGRPLRQFIYSLDLAKLFIWVLREYDSVEPIILSVDESAEVSIAQVAESLAKAFEFKGKLEFDTTKADGQYKKTASNAKLRKHLPDFQFTDFDVAIKETVQWYIANYEQARK; encoded by the exons ATGAGCAAAGTGGTGCTGGTTACCGGTGGAACCGGTCTCATAGGAAAGGCTATCGAAACGGTGATCAAGGAAGAAAATCCGGCCGATGAGCGATGGATATTCGTCGGATCAAAGGATGCCGATCTAAC CGATGTAGCTGCAACAAGGACAATGTTTGTCAAGCATCAACCAACGCACGTGGTCCATCTCGCAGCGATGGTCGGTGGACTGTTCCATAACATGAGCAACAATTTGGATTTCTTCCGCAAAAACATGCTTATCAACGATAACATTCTTCTGCTCAGCCATGAGCTTAAGGTGAAGAAGGTGGTGTCGTGTCTATCGACATGTATCTTTCCCGATAAAACGTCTTATCCCATTGATGAAACTATG ATTCATAATGGTCCTCCACACGATTCGAATTTTGGGTACAGTCACGCCAAGCGTATGATCGACATACTGAATCGTGCCTACAATCAACAGTATGGCGACATGTTCACCTCCGTAGTGCCTTGCAACGTGTTTGGACCGCACGATAACTTTGTGTCGGGTGTAAGCCACGTCATACCGGGCATGATACATCGTTTGCACGAGCTTATGTTTGTTAAAGACACCGAC CAACCACAAGAAAGCAAAGCATTCTCCGTGTACGGTACGGGAAGGCCACTCCGACAGTTCATCTACTCGCTGGATCTGGCCAAACTCTTCATCTGGGTGTTGCGTGAGTACGACAGTGTTGAACCCATCATCCTATCGGTCGACGAATCGGCTGAAGTTTCGATCGCTCAGGTGGCGGAATCCCTAGCGAAAGCATTCGAATTTAAGGGGAAACTCGAGTTCGACACTACCAAAGCGGATGGCCAGTACAAGAAGACGGCTTCGAATGCGAAGCTAAGGAAGCATCTACCGGACTTTCAATTTACCGACTTTGATGTTGCGATTAAGGAAACCGTACAGTGGTACATTGCGAACTACGAGCAAGCaaggaaatga